A part of Rattus norvegicus strain BN/NHsdMcwi chromosome 4, GRCr8, whole genome shotgun sequence genomic DNA contains:
- the Cfap100 gene encoding cilia- and flagella-associated protein 100 isoform X6: protein MTFKAQSKFSVKIFGDRGSPDFMDNSSSSFIDNRKKDSKKNKGSVTFADSSTNPFHISGDVDFFLLREQERNQAIAEREQKKILRVHQKMTYASKVLAKHTSLRRELQLEDEMEQQQLNAEAEEMNEFRDNNAWKMTVTREKKKEHETLNDYMEKKRSMFLLQYALAMKHNEIQRLEMLATREENRLERAEKFLEKDASLFDEFLRENDRNSVQAMRLAEKETKIKTEKIVEIRELTAQITSIKSEISKFEDTLKHYKIYKDFLYKVSPKEWLDEQKEKHLALKRAKESTELKSILVGDKGSGIKSKPSSLWKEVHSLKKITKFSRPGKTLSSSTQSLPQDKMLESLNHKVLDVYRNCVGMQQEANLGTVQMLTVVEHQLDELLENLERVPQIKIEQAEKVKERERRMRLREEKARMQKQLQEERLQRARARAQAKIKKKRGRKLLCRSHPPVIKVKEVHEQTLMDKDKEEMLFFFT from the exons GAGGTAGCCCGGACTTCATGGACAACAGCTCCTCTTCCTTCATTgacaacagaaagaaagattcaaagaaaaacaaag GGAGTGTGACGTTTGCCGACAGCTCAACTAACCCTTTCCACATATCAGGGGATGTGGACTTCTTCTTGCTCAGAGAGCAGGAGCGGAATCAAGCTATTGCA GAGCGTGAACAAAAGAAGATTTTGAGGGTGCACCAGAAGATGACCTATGCATCCAAGGTCTTGGCCAAGCACACTAGCTTGCGCCGGGAGCTACAGCTGGAAGACGAGATGGAGCAGCAGCAGCTGAATGCTGAGGCTGAGGAGATGAATGAGTTCCGAGATAACAATGCTTGGAAGATGACCGTGACCCGAG aaaagaagaaagagcatGAAACATTGAATGACTACATGGAGAAGAAGCGAAGCATGTTTCTCCTCCAG TATGCCCTGGCAATGAAGCACAATGAAATCCAGCGGCTGGAAATGCTGGCGACCCGGGAAGAGAACAGGCTGGAGAGGGCTGAGAAGTTCCTGGAGAAGGACGCGTCCTTGTTTGACGAGTTCCTCAGGGAGAATGACCGCAACTCAGTGCAGGCCATGAGACT GGCTGAGAAAGAGACCAAGATCAAGACTGAGAAGATCGTTGAGATCCGGGAACTCACAGCTCAAATCACGAGCATCAAAAG CGAAATCTCCAAATTTGAAGACACTTTGAAACATTACAAGATCTACAAGGACTTCCTGTACAAGGTGTCACCCAAAGAGTGGCTGGATGAGCAGAAAGAGAAGCACTTGGCTCTCAAAAGGGCTAAGGAGTCTACAGAATTGAAGAGCATCTTAGTAGGGGATAAAG GGTCTGGCATTAAGAGCAAACCATCCTCCCTGTGGAAAG AGGTTCACAGCTTGAAGAAGATCACAAAGTTCTCACGGCCTGGAAAGACTCTGTCATCCAGCACTCAGAGCCTCCCGCAG GACAAGATGTTGGAGAGCCTGAACCACAAGGTGCTGGATGTGTATCGGAATTGTGTGGGTATGCAGCAGGAGGCCAACCTGGGCACAGTACAGATGCTGACTGTGGTGGAGCACCAGCTGGATGAACTGCTGGAGAATCTGGAGCGAGTGCCTCAGATCAAGATCGAGCAGGCTGAGAAGGTCAAGGAGAGGGAACGGCGCATGAG GCTTCGTGAAGAGAAGGCCAGGATGCAGAAGCAGTTGCAGGAGGAACGTCTGCAGCGGGCTCGAGCCAGGGCCCAGGCTAAAATAAAGAAGAAG AGAGGCCGGAAATTGTTATGCCGCTCCCATCCACCAGTCATCAAGGTAAAGGAGGTGCATGAACAGACACTGATGGACAAGGACAAGGAGGAGATGCTCTTCTTCTTCACTTAG
- the Cfap100 gene encoding cilia- and flagella-associated protein 100 isoform X9: protein MTFKAQSKFSVKIFGDRGSPDFMDNSSSSFIDNRKKDSKKNKGSVTFADSSTNPFHISGDVDFFLLREQERNQAIAEREQKKILRVHQKMTYASKVLAKHTSLRRELQLEDEMEQQQLNAEAEEMNEFRDNNAWKMTVTREKKKEHETLNDYMEKKRSMFLLQYALAMKHNEIQRLEMLATREENRLERAEKFLEKDASLFDEFLRENDRNSVQAMRLAEKETKIKTEKIVEIRELTAQITSIKSEISKFEDTLKHYKIYKDFLYKVSPKEWLDEQKEKHLALKRAKESTELKSILVGDKGSGIKSKPSSLWKEVHSLKKITKFSRPGKTLSSSTQSLPQVGHPSQHSELDSTLTRCWRA, encoded by the exons GAGGTAGCCCGGACTTCATGGACAACAGCTCCTCTTCCTTCATTgacaacagaaagaaagattcaaagaaaaacaaag GGAGTGTGACGTTTGCCGACAGCTCAACTAACCCTTTCCACATATCAGGGGATGTGGACTTCTTCTTGCTCAGAGAGCAGGAGCGGAATCAAGCTATTGCA GAGCGTGAACAAAAGAAGATTTTGAGGGTGCACCAGAAGATGACCTATGCATCCAAGGTCTTGGCCAAGCACACTAGCTTGCGCCGGGAGCTACAGCTGGAAGACGAGATGGAGCAGCAGCAGCTGAATGCTGAGGCTGAGGAGATGAATGAGTTCCGAGATAACAATGCTTGGAAGATGACCGTGACCCGAG aaaagaagaaagagcatGAAACATTGAATGACTACATGGAGAAGAAGCGAAGCATGTTTCTCCTCCAG TATGCCCTGGCAATGAAGCACAATGAAATCCAGCGGCTGGAAATGCTGGCGACCCGGGAAGAGAACAGGCTGGAGAGGGCTGAGAAGTTCCTGGAGAAGGACGCGTCCTTGTTTGACGAGTTCCTCAGGGAGAATGACCGCAACTCAGTGCAGGCCATGAGACT GGCTGAGAAAGAGACCAAGATCAAGACTGAGAAGATCGTTGAGATCCGGGAACTCACAGCTCAAATCACGAGCATCAAAAG CGAAATCTCCAAATTTGAAGACACTTTGAAACATTACAAGATCTACAAGGACTTCCTGTACAAGGTGTCACCCAAAGAGTGGCTGGATGAGCAGAAAGAGAAGCACTTGGCTCTCAAAAGGGCTAAGGAGTCTACAGAATTGAAGAGCATCTTAGTAGGGGATAAAG GGTCTGGCATTAAGAGCAAACCATCCTCCCTGTGGAAAG AGGTTCACAGCTTGAAGAAGATCACAAAGTTCTCACGGCCTGGAAAGACTCTGTCATCCAGCACTCAGAGCCTCCCGCAGGTCGGTCATCCTAGTCAGCACAGCGAGCTGGACTCCACACT GACAAGATGTTGGAGAGCCTGA
- the Cfap100 gene encoding cilia- and flagella-associated protein 100 isoform X7: MTFKAQSKFSVKIFGDRGSPDFMDNSSSSFIDNRKKDSKKNKGSVTFADSSTNPFHISGDVDFFLLREQERNQAIAEREQKKILRVHQKMTYASKVLAKHTSLRRELQLEDEMEQQQLNAEAEEMNEFRDNNAWKMTVTREKKKEHETLNDYMEKKRSMFLLQYALAMKHNEIQRLEMLATREENRLERAEKFLEKDASLFDEFLRENDRNSVQAMRLAEKETKIKTEKIVEIRELTAQITSIKSEISKFEDTLKHYKIYKDFLYKVSPKEWLDEQKEKHLALKRAKESTELKSILVGDKGSGIKSKPSSLWKEVHSLKKITKFSRPGKTLSSSTQSLPQVGHPSQHSELDSTLSSSTLPSQDETDSDGEELALYFTEPHQLLDVFTKLEEQNLSLIQNTQEMEETLDELNVTLKNTQIRMTRCWRA; the protein is encoded by the exons GAGGTAGCCCGGACTTCATGGACAACAGCTCCTCTTCCTTCATTgacaacagaaagaaagattcaaagaaaaacaaag GGAGTGTGACGTTTGCCGACAGCTCAACTAACCCTTTCCACATATCAGGGGATGTGGACTTCTTCTTGCTCAGAGAGCAGGAGCGGAATCAAGCTATTGCA GAGCGTGAACAAAAGAAGATTTTGAGGGTGCACCAGAAGATGACCTATGCATCCAAGGTCTTGGCCAAGCACACTAGCTTGCGCCGGGAGCTACAGCTGGAAGACGAGATGGAGCAGCAGCAGCTGAATGCTGAGGCTGAGGAGATGAATGAGTTCCGAGATAACAATGCTTGGAAGATGACCGTGACCCGAG aaaagaagaaagagcatGAAACATTGAATGACTACATGGAGAAGAAGCGAAGCATGTTTCTCCTCCAG TATGCCCTGGCAATGAAGCACAATGAAATCCAGCGGCTGGAAATGCTGGCGACCCGGGAAGAGAACAGGCTGGAGAGGGCTGAGAAGTTCCTGGAGAAGGACGCGTCCTTGTTTGACGAGTTCCTCAGGGAGAATGACCGCAACTCAGTGCAGGCCATGAGACT GGCTGAGAAAGAGACCAAGATCAAGACTGAGAAGATCGTTGAGATCCGGGAACTCACAGCTCAAATCACGAGCATCAAAAG CGAAATCTCCAAATTTGAAGACACTTTGAAACATTACAAGATCTACAAGGACTTCCTGTACAAGGTGTCACCCAAAGAGTGGCTGGATGAGCAGAAAGAGAAGCACTTGGCTCTCAAAAGGGCTAAGGAGTCTACAGAATTGAAGAGCATCTTAGTAGGGGATAAAG GGTCTGGCATTAAGAGCAAACCATCCTCCCTGTGGAAAG AGGTTCACAGCTTGAAGAAGATCACAAAGTTCTCACGGCCTGGAAAGACTCTGTCATCCAGCACTCAGAGCCTCCCGCAGGTCGGTCATCCTAGTCAGCACAGCGAGCTGGACTCCACACT GTCAAGCTCCACGCTTCCGTCACAGGACGAGACTGACAGCGATGGGGAG GAGCTGGCACTATACTTCACTGAGCCCCATCAGCTCCTAGACGTCTTCACAaagctagaggaacagaacttgtCGCTGATTCAGAACACGCAGGAGATGGAGGAGACCTTAGATGAACTGAATGTCACTCTGAAAAACACCCAGATCCGCAT GACAAGATGTTGGAGAGCCTGA
- the Cfap100 gene encoding cilia- and flagella-associated protein 100 isoform X10, with product MTFKAQSKFSVKIFGDRGSPDFMDNSSSSFIDNRKKDSKKNKGSVTFADSSTNPFHISGDVDFFLLREQERNQAIAEREQKKILRVHQKMTYASKVLAKHTSLRRELQLEDEMEQQQLNAEAEEMNEFRDNNAWKMTVTREKKKEHETLNDYMEKKRSMFLLQYALAMKHNEIQRLEMLATREENRLERAEKFLEKDASLFDEFLRENDRNSVQAMRLAEKETKIKTEKIVEIRELTAQITSIKSEISKFEDTLKHYKIYKDFLYKVSPKEWLDEQKEKHLALKRAKESTELKSILVGDKGSGIKSKPSSLWKEVHSLKKITKFSRPGKTLSSSTQSLPQVKLHASVTGRD from the exons GAGGTAGCCCGGACTTCATGGACAACAGCTCCTCTTCCTTCATTgacaacagaaagaaagattcaaagaaaaacaaag GGAGTGTGACGTTTGCCGACAGCTCAACTAACCCTTTCCACATATCAGGGGATGTGGACTTCTTCTTGCTCAGAGAGCAGGAGCGGAATCAAGCTATTGCA GAGCGTGAACAAAAGAAGATTTTGAGGGTGCACCAGAAGATGACCTATGCATCCAAGGTCTTGGCCAAGCACACTAGCTTGCGCCGGGAGCTACAGCTGGAAGACGAGATGGAGCAGCAGCAGCTGAATGCTGAGGCTGAGGAGATGAATGAGTTCCGAGATAACAATGCTTGGAAGATGACCGTGACCCGAG aaaagaagaaagagcatGAAACATTGAATGACTACATGGAGAAGAAGCGAAGCATGTTTCTCCTCCAG TATGCCCTGGCAATGAAGCACAATGAAATCCAGCGGCTGGAAATGCTGGCGACCCGGGAAGAGAACAGGCTGGAGAGGGCTGAGAAGTTCCTGGAGAAGGACGCGTCCTTGTTTGACGAGTTCCTCAGGGAGAATGACCGCAACTCAGTGCAGGCCATGAGACT GGCTGAGAAAGAGACCAAGATCAAGACTGAGAAGATCGTTGAGATCCGGGAACTCACAGCTCAAATCACGAGCATCAAAAG CGAAATCTCCAAATTTGAAGACACTTTGAAACATTACAAGATCTACAAGGACTTCCTGTACAAGGTGTCACCCAAAGAGTGGCTGGATGAGCAGAAAGAGAAGCACTTGGCTCTCAAAAGGGCTAAGGAGTCTACAGAATTGAAGAGCATCTTAGTAGGGGATAAAG GGTCTGGCATTAAGAGCAAACCATCCTCCCTGTGGAAAG AGGTTCACAGCTTGAAGAAGATCACAAAGTTCTCACGGCCTGGAAAGACTCTGTCATCCAGCACTCAGAGCCTCCCGCAG GTCAAGCTCCACGCTTCCGTCACAGGACGAGACTGA